A region from the Acyrthosiphon pisum isolate AL4f chromosome A1, pea_aphid_22Mar2018_4r6ur, whole genome shotgun sequence genome encodes:
- the LOC100571160 gene encoding uncharacterized protein LOC100571160, producing MGDSVDNYINATESDIMIKRQIIRAEFYNTYDVMTGIRIASTLGGFFLMMVLLVLYKSKCKTRSLSDQHLEAVIKAAVDQEEQLAALAKRSSSSSYCSGHGLCRCSPRYSMTENAVAECNNWNRKAKTYLSETQYHHPYSALTQTSNKFMKSSVLEYSFEEDEDDDMDNDDIEEVSNNGYRVAKWLEVPCDQKWIPRGNSAITVSSNDTSYLEARGSSLIIGQPPSPLNHPPPAGYPPWEFYYPIDIQVIQPTPCMSPSGGSQESFSDVPRHTEQLLPAASERFRKPPQPSRKTASSSTTAPIACIRTSCSSCSDDAASTATTVNSSVFADECCCATASSSLPPQLPLTDGGGASSTSPLTTAAAGSAGKASCGRRYSPPPTTNHGNCGTHRIDDDRSAPTTVGGAAVSAVRSYHDFNRRPPQPTTATVGRNVIVVQADVNPVADSIVNANSLSGSLRALYDASKETLF from the exons ATGGGAGATAGCGTCGATAACTACATAAATGCCACTGAATCAGACATCATGATTAAAAGACAAATTATTAGAGCCGAATTTTATAACACTTACGACGTGATGACTGGA ATTAGGATTGCATCCACTTTAggaggattttttttaatgatggtTCTTTTAGTATTGTACAAGAGTAAATGTAAGACTCGGTCACTTTCTGACCAACATCTCGAGGCGGTCATCAAAGCAGCTGTGGACCAAGAAGAACAACTAGCTGCTTTGGCTAAAAGAAGTTCTAGCTCAAGCTATTGCTCTGGCCATGGTCTTTGTAGATGTTCTCCGA gATATAGTATGACAGAGAACGCTGTTGCTGAGTGTAATAATTGGAACCGTAAAGCTAAGACCTATCTTTCAGAAACTCAATATCATCATCCATATTCGGCTTTAACTCAAACCAGCAACAAATTTATGAAATCATCCGTACTAGAGTACTCTTTTGAAGAG gACGAAGACGATGACATGGATAACGATGATATTGAGGAAGTATCTAACAATGGTTATCGTGTGGCCAAGTGGCTGGAAGTACCATGTGACCAGAAGTGGATTCCAAGAGGAAATAGCGCCATAACGGTCAGTAGCAACGATACGAGTTACTTGGAAGCTAGAGGATCATCGTTGATTATTGGACAGCCTCCATCTCCGTTGAACCACCCACCGCCCGCCGGTTACCCGCCGTGGGAGTTCTACTATCCCATTGACATACAA GTCATCCAGCCGACGCCGTGCATGTCACCGAGCGGCGGCAGCCAGGAAAGTTTCTCGGACGTGCCTAGGCACACGGAACAGCTGTTGCCGGCCGCGTCCGAGCGATTCCGGAAACCACCGCAGCCGTCGCGGAAGACAGCCTCGTCGTCGACGACGGCGCCCATCGCGTGCATCCGGACGTCATGCAGCAGCTGCAGCGACGACGCCGCTTCCACGGCCACCACCGTCAACTCGTCCGTGTTCGCCGACGAATGTTGCTGCGCGACGGCGTCGTCGTCACTACCGCCACAGTTACCACTGACCGACGGCGGCGGCGCGTCGTCAACGTCACCGCTTACAACCGCCGCAGCAGGATCAGCCGGCAAAG CATCTTGCGGGAGGCGATACTCACCGCCGCCGACCACTAACCACGGTAACTGCGGTACGCATCGGATCGACGACGATCGCAGCGCGCCTACAACAGTCGGAGGTGCTGCGGTGTCTGCGGTCAGGTCTTATCACGATTTCAACCGCAGGCCACCGCAACCAACGACGGCCACAGTCGGTCGGAACGTGATCGTAGTCCAAGCGGACGTCAACCCCGTGGCCGACTCGATCGTCAACGCCAACTCATTATCAGGGTCTTTACGCGCGCTGTACGACGCGTCTAAAGAAACATTGTTCTAG